A genomic region of Dickeya solani IPO 2222 contains the following coding sequences:
- the glmS gene encoding glutamine--fructose-6-phosphate transaminase (isomerizing), with protein MCGIVGAVAQRDIAEILLEGLRRLEYRGYDSAGLAVVNGEGQVSRLRRLGKVQVLAQAAEEQPLVGGTGIAHTRWATHGEPSEQNAHPHVSGHIIVVHNGIIENHEPLRELLVSRGYRFVSETDTEVVAHLVHWEQQQNGGSLLDVVQRVIPQLRGAYGMVLLDSRDPNVLVAARSGSPLVIGRGVGENFIASDQLALLPVTRRFIFLEEGDLAEVTRRTVRIVNRQGQDVTRDEIESKVQYDAGDKGAYRHYMQKEIYEQPMAIKNTLEGRFNHGEINLSELGPQADALLAKVQHIQIIACGTSYNSGMVSRYWFESLAGIPCDVEIASEFRYRKPAVRANSLMITLSQSGETADTLAALRLSKELGYLGSLAICNVAGSSLVRESDLALMTRAGTEIGVASTKAFTTQLTVLLMLVARIGRLRGMDARIEHDIVHALQALPARIEQMLSQDKLIESLAEGFSDKHHALFLGRGDQYPIAMEGALKLKEISYIHAEAYAAGELKHGPLALIDADMPVVVVAPNNDLLEKLKSNIEEVRARGGELYVFADEQAGFTSDSDMMKIIQLPHVEEVIAPIFYTVPLQLLSYHVALIKGTDVDQPRNLAKSVTVE; from the coding sequence ATGTGTGGAATTGTAGGCGCTGTTGCGCAACGAGATATTGCTGAGATCCTGCTGGAGGGGCTACGCCGCCTCGAGTACCGTGGTTATGACTCTGCCGGTCTGGCGGTGGTGAATGGCGAAGGACAGGTGTCCCGTCTGCGCCGTCTGGGCAAGGTGCAGGTGCTGGCGCAGGCGGCGGAAGAACAACCGCTGGTCGGCGGAACCGGTATCGCTCACACCCGCTGGGCGACTCACGGCGAACCGTCCGAACAAAATGCTCACCCGCATGTGTCCGGCCACATTATCGTGGTGCACAACGGCATCATTGAGAACCATGAGCCGCTGCGCGAACTGCTGGTGTCCCGTGGTTATCGTTTTGTTTCCGAAACCGATACCGAAGTGGTGGCGCATCTGGTGCACTGGGAACAGCAGCAGAACGGTGGTTCGCTGTTGGACGTCGTGCAGCGCGTTATCCCGCAACTGCGCGGCGCGTACGGCATGGTGCTGCTGGATAGCCGTGACCCCAACGTGCTGGTTGCCGCACGTTCCGGCAGCCCGCTGGTGATTGGCCGCGGCGTGGGCGAAAACTTCATTGCCTCCGACCAATTGGCGCTGCTGCCGGTAACCCGTCGTTTCATCTTCCTGGAAGAGGGTGATCTCGCCGAAGTTACCCGTCGTACGGTACGTATCGTTAATCGTCAGGGGCAGGACGTTACTCGCGACGAGATTGAATCGAAAGTACAGTACGACGCCGGCGATAAAGGCGCGTACCGTCACTACATGCAGAAAGAGATCTACGAACAGCCGATGGCGATCAAAAACACCCTGGAAGGGCGTTTCAACCACGGTGAGATCAACCTGTCCGAACTCGGCCCGCAAGCCGATGCGTTGCTGGCAAAAGTCCAGCATATCCAGATTATCGCCTGCGGTACGTCTTATAACTCCGGCATGGTGTCGCGCTACTGGTTCGAGTCGCTGGCGGGGATTCCGTGCGACGTGGAAATCGCGTCGGAATTCCGTTACCGCAAACCGGCGGTGCGCGCCAACAGCCTGATGATTACCCTGTCCCAGTCCGGCGAAACCGCCGACACACTGGCGGCATTGCGTTTGTCGAAAGAGCTGGGATATCTGGGCTCGCTGGCGATTTGCAACGTGGCGGGTTCATCGCTGGTGCGCGAGTCGGATCTGGCGCTGATGACCCGCGCCGGTACTGAAATCGGCGTGGCGTCCACCAAGGCGTTCACCACCCAATTGACGGTGCTGCTGATGCTGGTGGCGCGAATTGGTCGTCTGCGCGGTATGGATGCCCGTATCGAACACGATATCGTGCATGCGTTGCAGGCGTTGCCGGCGCGTATCGAACAGATGCTGTCGCAAGACAAGCTGATTGAATCGCTGGCGGAAGGCTTCTCCGACAAACACCACGCCTTGTTCCTCGGTCGTGGCGACCAGTATCCGATTGCGATGGAAGGGGCGCTCAAGCTCAAGGAAATCTCTTATATCCATGCGGAAGCCTATGCGGCGGGTGAACTGAAACACGGCCCGCTGGCGCTGATCGACGCGGATATGCCGGTGGTAGTGGTGGCGCCCAACAACGACCTGCTGGAAAAACTGAAATCCAACATCGAAGAAGTCCGCGCCCGCGGCGGCGAACTCTACGTGTTTGCCGACGAACAGGCCGGTTTCACTTCCGATAGCGACATGATGAAGATTATCCAGCTGCCGCACGTGGAAGAAGTGATTGCACCGATCTTCTACACCGTGCCGTTGCAACTGCTGTCTTACCATGTGGCGCTGATCAAAGGCACCGACGTTGACCAGCCGCGTAACCTGGCGAAATCGGTGACGGTGGAGTAA
- a CDS encoding methyltransferase → MLHGYDQDNVSALDAITEAQRIAFAPILFQAAVNLRNHGILSFLDECGNKGAELDDIVAVTDLDRYAVEILLDAGLSGRMLIRKDARYFIAKTGHYLIHDRMTRINMDFTQDVCYQAMFHLDESLKQKKPVGLQVFGHWSTIYPALSQLPRKVKESWFAFDHFYSDAAFTAVLPYVFQHKPVQLYDVGGNTGKWAMCCRDYDQDVRITILDLPEQIALSTKAVELAGKTDRISGVAVDMLSDGPLPTDADIWWMSQFLDCFSEEQIVRILTRIAQSMKADARVCILEIFWDRQPWEAGAFSLNMASLYFTCLANGYSRFYAASRFLPLLQQAGLYIEQQVDGLGVGHTLLVCKKK, encoded by the coding sequence TTGCTTCACGGATATGATCAGGATAATGTCAGTGCGCTGGATGCAATAACAGAAGCGCAACGAATCGCTTTTGCTCCCATTTTGTTTCAGGCGGCAGTTAATCTTCGGAATCACGGTATTCTGAGTTTTCTGGATGAATGCGGCAATAAGGGCGCTGAGCTTGATGATATTGTTGCCGTGACGGATTTGGATCGCTATGCGGTAGAAATTTTACTGGATGCCGGTCTAAGCGGGCGGATGCTGATCAGGAAAGATGCGCGCTATTTTATTGCCAAAACGGGTCATTATCTCATTCATGACAGAATGACGCGTATCAACATGGATTTTACGCAGGATGTTTGCTATCAAGCCATGTTTCATCTCGATGAATCGCTGAAACAGAAAAAACCGGTTGGCTTACAGGTTTTTGGTCACTGGTCGACAATTTATCCGGCACTTAGTCAATTACCTCGGAAAGTGAAAGAAAGTTGGTTCGCTTTCGATCATTTTTATTCTGATGCCGCATTTACTGCGGTATTACCTTACGTGTTCCAACATAAACCCGTGCAGCTTTATGACGTTGGTGGAAATACGGGTAAATGGGCGATGTGTTGCCGCGATTACGATCAGGATGTGCGAATTACTATCCTTGATTTACCGGAACAGATTGCTTTATCGACAAAGGCTGTGGAGTTGGCAGGGAAAACGGACCGAATTTCCGGGGTCGCCGTCGATATGCTTTCCGATGGCCCATTGCCGACGGATGCGGATATCTGGTGGATGAGCCAGTTTCTGGATTGCTTTAGCGAAGAACAGATCGTCCGGATTTTGACGCGGATCGCTCAGTCTATGAAAGCGGATGCCCGAGTTTGTATCCTGGAAATATTCTGGGATCGTCAGCCTTGGGAAGCGGGTGCGTTTAGTCTGAATATGGCGTCGCTGTATTTTACCTGTCTGGCCAATGGGTACAGCCGCTTTTATGCGGCAAGCCGTTTTTTGCCGTTATTGCAGCAAGCGGGACTTTATATCGAACAGCAGGTTGATGGGTTGGGAGTCGGCCATACCTTGCTGGTTTGTAAGAAAAAATGA
- a CDS encoding beta-ketoacyl synthase chain length factor, with product MRLAFTLLDWQASAPGLGELSAWQQWAAQPAAVDATGLLTKCDQLPMMTARRLNSGSRMAVNNGLALLRRQPEIEAIVFTSRHGELERNLRILLALSKQESLSPTDFAMSVHNSAVGSLTIAAQAPLVSTSLSAGIDSFQQGLLEVAALQSAGYSHVLLVDFDGAIPEFYHSQVAGQMPRYPYAVALLLAPGSALNCETRSMTGGAAEPALPQSLQFLHGWLSHKPTFTIDGERHRWQWTTVHHV from the coding sequence ATGAGATTGGCTTTTACACTCCTTGACTGGCAGGCCAGCGCACCAGGGTTAGGCGAACTGTCGGCATGGCAACAATGGGCGGCGCAGCCGGCTGCGGTTGATGCGACTGGGCTGCTGACGAAATGCGATCAGCTGCCGATGATGACAGCGCGTCGGCTCAACAGCGGTAGCCGAATGGCGGTCAACAATGGCCTGGCCTTGCTACGGCGCCAGCCGGAAATCGAAGCGATTGTCTTTACCAGTCGCCACGGTGAACTGGAGCGTAACCTGCGTATTTTGCTGGCGTTATCAAAGCAGGAAAGTCTGTCTCCCACGGATTTCGCCATGTCGGTTCATAATTCGGCGGTAGGCAGCCTGACTATCGCTGCTCAGGCGCCGCTGGTATCAACCTCCCTTTCCGCCGGTATTGACTCCTTCCAGCAAGGGCTGCTTGAAGTGGCGGCCTTGCAGTCGGCGGGGTATTCCCATGTGCTGTTGGTGGATTTCGATGGCGCCATTCCTGAGTTTTATCACTCTCAGGTTGCCGGGCAGATGCCGCGTTATCCCTACGCCGTCGCGTTGTTGCTGGCGCCCGGCTCCGCCCTGAACTGCGAAACGCGGTCGATGACGGGCGGCGCTGCGGAGCCCGCATTGCCACAGAGTCTGCAATTCCTGCACGGCTGGTTGTCTCATAAACCCACATTCACGATTGATGGCGAGCGGCATCGCTGGCAATGGACGACGGTGCATCATGTCTGA
- a CDS encoding lysophospholipid acyltransferase family protein, producing MSESSLSLNRSSRLNWCWRLVMTGCCFGLFSLGGLLLSVWFRLLLLLQRDEAKRRVWARRSIAFSFRCFLRSARAVGVLDYQIDGIETLRGDRGCLVVANHPTLIDYVLLASVMPDVDCLVKAELRQNIFFRGVIRAADYLVNSQSDTLLPDCHQRLNRGDVIMIFPEGTRTRYQQPVVLQRGAANIAVRCGCDLRIVHILCSQQTLGKQSRWYQIPPEKPCFTIRVRERISSQAFITGEDELPLAARRLNRFLQQSLTL from the coding sequence ATGTCTGAGTCGTCGCTGTCTCTGAACCGCTCGTCGCGCCTGAACTGGTGCTGGCGATTAGTGATGACCGGATGTTGCTTCGGGTTGTTCAGCCTGGGCGGCCTGCTGTTATCGGTCTGGTTCCGTCTGTTGTTGCTGTTGCAGCGCGATGAAGCAAAACGCCGGGTATGGGCGCGCCGCAGCATTGCCTTCAGTTTCCGTTGTTTCCTGCGCAGCGCCCGTGCGGTGGGGGTGTTGGATTATCAGATTGATGGCATTGAAACGCTGCGCGGCGATCGCGGTTGTCTGGTAGTGGCCAACCATCCCACATTGATTGACTACGTCCTGCTGGCTTCTGTGATGCCGGATGTCGACTGTCTGGTGAAAGCTGAACTACGCCAGAACATTTTTTTCCGCGGCGTTATTCGGGCGGCGGATTATCTGGTCAACAGTCAATCCGATACGTTACTGCCTGATTGTCATCAGCGGCTTAATCGCGGGGATGTGATCATGATTTTCCCCGAGGGCACCCGCACCCGCTATCAGCAACCGGTGGTGCTGCAACGCGGCGCCGCCAATATCGCCGTACGTTGCGGCTGTGATTTACGCATCGTGCATATTCTTTGCAGCCAGCAAACGCTGGGAAAACAGAGCCGTTGGTATCAGATTCCGCCTGAAAAACCCTGCTTTACCATCCGGGTTCGCGAACGTATCAGCAGTCAGGCATTTATAACCGGGGAGGACGAACTGCCGCTGGCGGCACGCCGTCTGAATCGTTTTTTGCAGCAGTCTCTCACGCTTTGA
- a CDS encoding phosphopantetheine-binding protein, with translation MEDLFLEIKQMIIDALNLEEVSVDEIETEAPLFGEGLGLDSIDALELGLAVKNRYGVVLSAESEEMRQHFFSVATLASFIMSQRQASA, from the coding sequence ATGGAAGATCTTTTCCTTGAAATCAAACAGATGATTATCGATGCCCTGAACCTTGAGGAGGTGAGCGTCGATGAAATCGAGACTGAGGCTCCCTTGTTTGGCGAAGGGTTGGGGCTGGATTCGATCGATGCGCTTGAGCTCGGTCTGGCGGTGAAAAACCGCTATGGTGTGGTGCTTTCCGCTGAAAGCGAGGAAATGCGGCAGCATTTCTTTTCCGTCGCGACGCTGGCGTCATTCATTATGTCTCAGCGTCAGGCCAGCGCCTGA
- a CDS encoding acyl carrier protein, giving the protein MDKNEVYNEIKTLLVKLFELDEDDITLESRLYEDLELDSIDAVDMVVHLQKRIGRKISPETFKSVRTVQDVVTAIEQLMDHEGK; this is encoded by the coding sequence ATGGATAAAAATGAAGTTTATAACGAAATCAAAACGCTGCTGGTAAAGCTGTTTGAACTCGACGAAGACGACATCACGCTGGAATCGCGTTTGTATGAAGATCTGGAGCTGGACAGCATCGACGCGGTTGACATGGTGGTGCATTTGCAAAAACGCATTGGCCGTAAGATTTCACCGGAAACCTTCAAATCTGTACGTACCGTGCAGGATGTCGTGACCGCTATCGAGCAACTGATGGACCATGAAGGCAAATGA